Below is a genomic region from Macaca thibetana thibetana isolate TM-01 chromosome 1, ASM2454274v1, whole genome shotgun sequence.
GAGGGCGGCCTGGGAGCAGCTATATACACAGAAAAGATCAAGATCTgagaagtaaaatgaaaaaaagctgcAAGAGAATATTAAGGAGGAAAGAGTCTACTGTTTATCATGAGGGAGGAAAGAGCTAGGAATAGACTAGGTAGGAAGTGAAGAATCTGTGGAGGAAAAACCGCAAcggtaaatagaaaacaaaaactcaccAAATTTGGAGGATAAAACGAGCCTCCTGCTCCAATTCCAtgttgtggttgtttttgtttgttttgttttgttttttccaggaaGTTACAAAACAGTTTTCAACAGAAGGATTACATTAACAAAGCAAATAAAGTAAACTTATGCTAAAAATGTAGCCTACCTACACTGAGAAGTCTGAAAACGGAAATACTTCTTTCCCCTTTTTGTAAAGGGTTTCAAAACAGTAGGAACAGGGTAAGGGATAAGAGCTATAAGAGGGGGAGGTGAGTAGCCAAGCTCTTCCTGAATATGGACAGTCTTTCGACTAAATGCgtattttaaatttacctttttgTGGTCAGCTGGCAAACTCTTCACTGCACATAGCGTTTGACTCTCAATCAAAATGTGATGAGTGGTTCAGACACCATAGGAAATTCAAGAGCGTATGCAAACACAAGGCACATGCAGAACCAGGACTTGGTTTGGGTGGTACTCTAACACCCCCTCACTGGGTGGCTAAAACGCCACTAAGGTTTGAATTGTGACCAACAgtgaaatggaagaaagaaaatagcaaagtTAAAGAGCCTACGTTTAGCCAGAAAACCATGCAATTAGCCGGAGAAGTTTGTGAACGGGCAGTAAGTGGAAAACAGCGGACACAAAGGGGCTAACTAGATAAACAGCCACTACAAATTCTGTCCGTCTTCCTTACGGGGTGCTACACAACGAGTCCCTTCTATACAGAGGAATGCTGCTTCTCAGCCTAGGCGGTTACAGTCGCAGGCAGGGGCTGCCCGCCGAGAAGGGTCTGTCCAGCACAAACCCGCAGCACACACTTACTTTCGTCCGGCCATTGATTTTGTAGCTGCCCAGCTTCCCGTTACAGTGGCGGATCAGGTCGTCCATGCTGCTCATGAGCAGCCCAATGGTTTCGCAGCCGGGCTCCTTGCCCTCGATCCAGGTGATCTTATCGCCTCGGATGTCCTTGGACGAGTCGCTCTTCTGGCTGACCAGCTGCCCGTCCGTGAACTTCCCGGTGTCGTGCAGGGCGCGCACCTCGTCGCCGATCTGCTGTCCGGTCTCCTTGCCGAGGAAGTCGTCCACCACACAGATGCCGTGCTTGTTCATGCACGGCACGATGTACTCGAGCGCCAGCTTCAGCGCCGGCAGGGGCTTCGTCTGCCCGTTGGGCCGCAGGCCGCCGCTGGGGCTCAGCGCATCCCCGGGCGTGTTGCTCGGGGGGTACAGGTTCGCCTTCTCCTGGAACAGCGATGAGCGGGCCGGCGGCTCCTCCTTCCCGGGCTCGGCCTCGGCAGCCACCGCCGAGCCCTGGCCGCCCGGGGCCGCGCGAGACGGCGACGCGGCCGCCGCGGGGTCGGCCGGGGGCTTGGCCTTTGCTTTTGCCTTGGCCGCGTCCCCGGAGGCGTTGTCCCGGCGCGCCGCTGCCTTCCTGGGCTCCCGGGCCCCGGCCCTGGGCGGCGGCGCTGCAACCGGCGGCGCGGGGCCGGAGTGCTGGTGCGGGCCCACTCCGGGGCCGAGGGCGCCCTCGCTGCCCTGGCACACGAGCTTGTGCTTCTTCCAGTCCTGACGCTGGTGCTCCTTGCAGCAGTAGAAGGAGCTGCGGCAGCGGCTGCAGCGCAGCAGGTTCTCCATCTTCCCGCACAGCTCGCAGTACTGCCGGTCTCGCTCGCTCGGGCTCGGCCCGCCGGGCCCGCCGCTGTCATTGGccatggcggcggcggcggcggcagcggcggcggtggcggcggccgAGCAAGAGGGGTGGCGGCCGGACGGCCTCGCCCGAGGCTGGGGAGCGGGGAGAGAGATAGGGGCCGTTACTGCGCCATGTACCCGCTACCCTCGCCTCAGGGAGGCCGGTACCCCGCACCCTCGGCCCGGCCGCTTCCGAGTCCTAGTCTCCGGCGCAGCGCCGGCGGCCGCCTCAGCGCCTCATCGCTGCCGAGGGCTGAGAGAATGCGGCCTGTGCGGCGAATGGCAACCTGGACTCAAGCGCGCGGGCCTGGGGAGCGCAAGACCGGCCCcctcggccgccgccgccgcctcagcctccccggcgGCCCGGCCCAGGCTGTGGAGGAGCGCAGGGCATGCGGGCGCCACTCGCTCTGCGCGCTCTGCACGTACACCACGGCCCCGCGGCGACCCGGGCGGGCGGCGCGCAAGGGCGGAGGGGGCGGAGGGAGGGCCGGGGGGGAGGGCCGAGGGGCGGAGGCCGCCTGCGCTCCTCCGCACTCGGTGGGGCCGGGCCTCGGCCTCCGAGCTGGGTCGCCGGCCCTGCCTCCGCCCAGGGCGGGACTGGGACGCGAGAGGCCGGTGCGCTACCTCAGCCTGCAGCGGCCTCCTTGGGGACGCCGAAGCGCAGGCCCGCGAGCTGCGGAAAGGCGTGGGGCAGCGCGGCAGCGCCTACACCTGCTGGGGGAGGGCGCCAGCCGCAAGCGGGTAgcggagcggcggcggcggcgtcgTAATCATGGCTGCTCTTCCTCGAGGCAGGCGCGGGGTGTGCGGGGCGCGCTCCAGTAAGGGTTGCAAGGTGGCTGTTgctatcctcattttgcagaggaggaaacggaaattcagagaagtaaagtaacttgtccaaggtcacgcaGAACTGGGACTGAATCCAGGAATCAGGCTCTCAGATTCCAAGGCTTTTTCCATTACACCATACAGTCTCTATTTCAAGAAGCCCTGAAATGGTTAAGAACAAAGTAAGTATTACTGTGGTGTTAATCCAATCTCTTGCGCCCCGTTTCAACCTAATTTAAAGGTAATGAAATTtgagggtttaaaaaaaattaaaaactcattaaaaCCTTTGAAATCCCGGTGACTTCAAAACTCCATGAAGAAATTTTGGGCTACCAAATTACATGAGGTAATCAATGCTCATTCCAATATCCAATTTAAACTGATGGAATTATTCCTGAAGAGTGAATTTTGGTGGTAAATGAGCAGTACTACATTAACAActctcacatttatttttaatagaatctGTGCTGCGCGGATGAATACAATTCTTTGTTTTATAGAGCATAAAAACCTTACCAGAAATAAGCCAAAGATGTTTCTTTCTGCTGCTATTTATCTTAAGAATTAAAAGGCCTGTGATTTAGAGTTTAACAATCTTTATCGAACACTCTGGAAAATGCGGTGCTAGGCTTGTGTACCCCTTGAGTATACTGTAACTTTAGTCCTTGAAATGTAACCTTCCCAACTTACGAAAGCtgcaatatatatttcaaaagcaGGATATGAGGAATTCTTGTGAACCACATTGTAGAAGTTTAAAAAGAGGCTTgaatccaaaaatataaaacctcTTCATCAAATATACAGaatttaaaactgttaaaaaattcTGCTGCATCCGTTAATGGCATTCTGGGGATCCAATCAAGTGAAAGAGGATGATAATTCCGATTAGCTTGTCCTTTGGGAAACTGAGATTAAGTCTACTCACATCTTCAAATTTCAAACCGAACTAAAAATCCAAGTTTCTGTAAATAATTTAGACCTGGACCTGTCTTATGTGTATCCTACTTTCCCAGAGCTTtattaaatatagtaaaatgtCATTGTTGCAGACATTACTAATTAGGCTGTTCAACAAATGTATTGAGAGTATACCATGTGCTAGACTATCCTTGACAAACAAATGAATTCGTCATACTACACTCAGAGACACACAGTCCAGTGCAGGAGACAGATATGTAAACAAGGACAATCCAGAGTTCAGAGTTTCCTAAAAGAGGGATGAATAGGATGGAATGGGAACACAGAAAAAGGAATTGCTAGCTCTGCCGTTTGCACTAATAAAATACAAGCAAATTCAGaaattcttaaaatgtaaagGAGTTATCTCATGGCTTAtgaaaataagcttttaaaagatttttcataCACATAAATTAGTAAAGTGTAATTTAAATACAAGTAGAGTCTAATACTTCTTAGGCTTCCTTTTACTGTAGTAATTATAAATGATGCTTAATTATTCACAAGAGCAGGAACTTTACTAGGAGGACTCATTCCACAAACACTTGATTCTTCcaacaatttcttttaaatttactatttCAGTCTATGGTGTGTCCACAAATTATTTACCTCTCTATATGCTCTAGTAATACATTTTCACTGAAGTTTACTTAAAAGAATAGATTCCCTATAGCAAAACCTTTATTAGCTTTCTTGTTCCAATTAAGTATACAAAATCACAAATTGAACATGTATATCCTAAATATACTTAATCCATCAAATAGAACACTTGCAACATTTTAATGAATAGAACAGGCAAATATAAAATACTGATTTCAAATAGTTCCAAAGATCCTTGATTTCAGGATTTTCACCTATTCAGGCTTAATAATCTGAACTAATTGCAAGTTAGTGAGTTTTCACCACACCATATGCTGGTGAACAATCTTGTCACCAACAAGATTCTGGAACTCCAGTAGCATTGTCGCAGCCACCACTTACTCAGATGTTGTAGAGAGACTTCAAAATGTCATgcaagtatttatttaatatatttatttacttatttaaactTTAACGGAAGGCAGCACAAAGGAATTTATCTTATAAACACATGTGGTGCTTGCTATTATGTGCCCAATCTGTGTTCtaagcattttgaaaatattaacaaatttaatCATCATACAATGCTATGTAATGGGTACTATTATTCTACCAGTTTTACAGAAGGTGAAACAGAGAGTGAGGCAATGAATGTCCTTCCCAATCCTTAATATATGATTAGGAGCACTAGGTGGGTTAACTAATACTCTGGGGCAGACAAAGGCTTGTGTCTCTCAAAGCCAGAAATTAttacaaatgttttttctgccCCTAACCTAATCAAGAGCAACTGTTCTAGAAACTGAAGAATGAATTAAAGAGTGCTTTCCTCTCCATATCATACCAAGTTAGACAAAAGCTAATTGTCCACCTATTTGGCTTCCCTTTGCTCTTCTGGCAGTATTAAGCTATAAAGAAGTAACCACTGTGAACTGACAAGAATTAAAAGAGGCAAAGCTTATGTTAACTACAAGAACAGAG
It encodes:
- the EGLN1 gene encoding egl nine homolog 1 — encoded protein: MANDSGGPGGPSPSERDRQYCELCGKMENLLRCSRCRSSFYCCKEHQRQDWKKHKLVCQGSEGALGPGVGPHQHSGPAPPVAAPPPRAGAREPRKAAARRDNASGDAAKAKAKAKPPADPAAAASPSRAAPGGQGSAVAAEAEPGKEEPPARSSLFQEKANLYPPSNTPGDALSPSGGLRPNGQTKPLPALKLALEYIVPCMNKHGICVVDDFLGKETGQQIGDEVRALHDTGKFTDGQLVSQKSDSSKDIRGDKITWIEGKEPGCETIGLLMSSMDDLIRHCNGKLGSYKINGRTKAMVACYPGNGTGYVRHVDNPNGDGRCVTCIYYLNKDWDAKVSGGILRIFPEGKAQFADIEPKFDRLLFFWSDRRNPHEVQPAYATRYAITVWYFDADERARAKVKYLTGEKGVRVELNKPSDSVGKDVF